In Ovis aries strain OAR_USU_Benz2616 breed Rambouillet chromosome 14, ARS-UI_Ramb_v3.0, whole genome shotgun sequence, a single genomic region encodes these proteins:
- the LOC101109732 gene encoding WD repeat-containing protein 87 isoform X2, which produces MTSPRLIPLWKDFKYLLSDMIQKSKQNLDDPKTDVVVLSDRSQILFKESRHPQNMPLICYYFSDVHFFSSLSWVTTITKEIQAVVWMKSKTEDMVEKRTFSMTDRLPPIQSMVHTEMKMLLSGILGAVVTWTIERSGRGLQIAHMVALPGDELVHDIVLNGPNGSLIAMCENVVRVLERQGHGLLAEVKKFSSTISGSSITCCFTCSEQGFLYAGNKTGEIQVWNLNWGQSLHTFKAHFSSVVCIRSQPEAHTLLTAGREGIIKEWNLTSGNLLRRLELGEELYRLQFIDGTTFFCQTTHSFSLRSLPFFYSLFNVCGSAPLQVRRVHCGSNWFRILCTTEDGLLRFVSPLTGNLLVITWPFSILDQATDWAYDPNKEELFVATGSPDVLVFDTTRSPCMAKYLLCTSPDSQDLVQCLAYGHFHLGRGLEGLMFSGYQSGVIRVLSQHSCARIETYIHFGSVLALSTLPGGLSGSRENSLLCSYGMDDYIHLSEAVLEGVRVKLRTLASILCSCQLTHLILLPKSVGAITQTNCLRLWKFHDFLSSGSQDGSTFIETLPLHQCTIISFDVCLTLSLFVTGGSDGSVRIWNFHGRLIAMLDSSLHFGPLCFANDRGDLLVTFNESLYLVSCLKLLPATLLVHLSLMGLTDEVLEVPKPFIPSFFFSFETMFVPKYIYPGHGQQQLVGLESLVNHRAIAFDHNVPHVIEEDEQGSPVLLSSFKHDSRYKEVDVSQVKKPPYFHYVLPPQLQLTTWDELNPYQILRCYFGHGREWLLAPDCYIPNSVIRARLWPEGSPIYLQCSLHSPVRELEWDKSQQFFFWHSRARAISDAEQYIQEKEDEDFLLTRASKDITYTVLTDSANRSWLGKKMSEIAINSLIETILSILIHATPLKYQCCIGALGQIFASYQVSPPLRSETAHRLLDDTTNSNPLIRELAWEGLKRLGMITHLFAVPLAQGLMDKDDRVRNKTLSLMADTGVHSKTSLLNLVQSRDTFREMQQEMVGDETLDRLLGLRAPDLQILHTQVAQRLNENLTLYQGDEKPTFTLDVSEASELTALSKETDTVPEEPEAAFKHSKGPRRGRPVVRKHTRKFLRSLKKLKETVTEPGPLEDEGDQSEPAPTEVEEVKSSASSILKVAKDDEQESSEADASKDHVALTMKMLRKTRDKRSRKSVSQKTIKRRKRKVTDAEVTHEGFPHTGKTDLIMKPLQITGRGASGAPGLRSRDSSMWRDDLCRLMTLRISGSQTKMLEALNNELVTTAQEMLADRRPSWELFQEICPLLKKDSEELLEDLDWDVAWPEEKPVFIHESAIREDMMIRDMEEETRETQERKTEKDLQETHVSPKKGKKKKVLFAEPDLSKGKRISKKEEKKSSKPSKQRKAVQQEIKVDKKEGKIAKEERGMGQEVEEVAKLKEKVVEQERRPLKDEIKLSWQEWKKSWDQWKNAFSETRISWDEWKETWESQSHQEEEQLLEEEEKLLPDAEEGQVRRDKTKRTWNEWSQIWEKMSAKARKKMLATQEEVTLEEEPPQEREEPPQEREEEAEATAAAEEEEEAPMTEEQRHIHQEYKQAQVERKRAQAERRRAQEERKLAQEEEKLAQEERRLAQEERKMAQVYEKLVEKDRKMVQMERKLIQNEEKLAQTEEMLSQDAEKLAQQRKRLAKKLEKLAREEENIAKKGGKLAEVKKIMMQKLDKLAQKELDLAWQEKELAQELEDLTWEEEELALKEEELNQEEEELINEGGRLDQEEMTLASQEEKLDAEEKEVIQEEELLVQEKRRLAQDKQNLSEEKEGLDQKREQLMENKHKWAQEEKLLIQEEKELAQDKVKLPGEEEKLTEKREQLMEKKQKLAQEEELLIQEEKKLAQNMETLPVKEAKLAQKREKLIKNKQKLAQEKTKLIQNMEELPNAKEILAWRQKNLAQEKEKLAQEKVKLAQRRETLIQLQESLIQNRKKSIPEKEKHDMYKNRLVQIEKKLMEEKEKLFQRKEKLATIDEKLTQLEGSLAKKQHKVAQDKMKLAVGKRAVFQELNQLRGDWSITREEKELDMEMKILTWEKETLAEQKEILFKEETQETSKEKRLPKDELELIKRKLSLEEKILLYEERILATEQTDMAKEKLEFTRGERVYAQEQRKLARLLRKLAKESEGISKEPLKVSSKVLKILQGLIKEERKLTQEEIEMTKLKRLFVLKERELNEVQNELDAKEWDFSEEQPEITIDEKKLAKRQRRLAKEIRRLIKREKNVTEQESILARQQRDVIQETEEEETTEEEEAKSFLKHKSRKREKLKTADTQQEELLSQEDEVKSVKSEESSSEEMERLLDEIEQESLSEEEEEEEEEEEEEEEEEEMEEEEVKEEEMVEEELGKEEEEGKERKKKRKKKKKKKVQEKEEGKEEVVEEESTSDEEMEYLSEKEEGEDRSLLEEVDKKKAIFKREKIYKLLEEGKKHLRGREEVLYIEKRIPDIKSSAIKLESPPKQLISVTLGSKQKISEPLLTKQTSWDDKTIALGKPGVFPGAGFIDKLELLKKYKPLHVLDIVLEAQEPDLETPYLSHILRKTIEAQKLQGKPLGAKWQWILQRHPSLKKQSEVQLPLSKILAEEIYPDISFSDVEWIHHVLEKIEAGEQLSRDSFHRLCQLLKDLTAKENLEWMHLAKLEAIVCHHKQIMESRGTYVSKPSKEPLGPKYLKVIPPIKGREKESWLKHLAVSTPKSLLATKGIPDPKAINWHLLGEPYRSARAKQIATALRGMEMRYYDSATRDIFTGALDPVEKQTLALMFQKDFWAFKDKGRFARLPKLEKKARPISKVKEEVPLWETFVALYHVLRMLQERYTRDSAAWMEQFNRLMDLYQLKSPRIQKLMQDLLLREEPQFQEVTYKDALRAVELAPGERLFYHLLCGGSQAHKEPLAFQEVVPLPGQNNVRTMLPMGIAQYGILELAWKSLPEADLHLTNELSYVAAPTL; this is translated from the exons ATGACTTCTCCCAGACTCATCCCCCTGTGGAAGGACTTTAAATACCTTCTAAGTGATATGATACAGAAAAGCAAG CAAAATTTAGATGATCCGAAGACTGATGTAGTTGTGTTGAGTGACCGGTCCCAGATCCTGTTCAAAGAGTCTCGCCATCCTCAAAACATGCCGCTTATATGCTACTACTTCAGTGACGTCcacttcttttcttccctctcttggGTGACAACAATCACAAAAGAAATACAG GCTGTAGTATGGATGAAAAGCAAGACTGAGGACATGGTGGAGAAGAGAACGTTCTCCATGACAGATCGGCTGCCACCCATCCAGTCCATGGTCCACACAG AAATGAAGATGCTTCTGTCGGGAATCCTGGGGGCAGTGGTCACCTGGACCATTGAGCGCAGCGGCAGGGGTCTCCAAATAGCCCACATGGTCGCCCTGCCTGGTGATGAGTTGGTCCATGACATCGTGCTGAATGGCCCCAACGGCTCCCTGATTGCCATGTGTGAGAATGTGGTGAGGGTCCTGGAGCGCCAGGGCCATGGCCTCCTGGCAGAGGTGAAGAAGTTCTCTTCCACCATCAGTGGCTCCTCGATCACCTGCTGCTTCACTTGTTCTGAGCAGGGCTTTCTTTACGCTGGAAACAAGACTGGGGAGATCCAAGTGTGGAACCTCAATTGGGGCCAGTCCCTCCACACTTTCAAGGCCCACTTCTCTTCGGTGGTCTGTATCCGCAGCCAGCCAGAAGCCCACACCCTGCTCACAGCTGGCCGGGAAGGCATAATCAAAGAGTGGAACCTGACTTCAGGCAATCTGCTACGGCGGCTTGAACTGGGCGAGGAGCTGTATCGGCTCCAGTTTATCGATGGCACCACTTTCTTCTGCCAGACTACCCACTCTTTCTCCTTGCGCAGCCTGCCCTTCTTCTATAGCCTCTTCAATGTTTGTGGCTCTGCTCCCCTGCAGGTGCGCCGGGTCCACTGTGGCAGTAACTGGTTCCGGATCCTGTGCACCACCGAGGATGGCCTGCTGCGCTTTGTGTCTCCGCTAACGGGGAATCTCCTGGTCATCACCTGGCCCTTCTCAATTCTGGACCAGGCCACGGATTGGGCCTACGACCCCAATAAAGAGGAGCTCTTTGTAGCAACAGGCAGCCCAGACGTGCTGGTCTTTGACACCACCCGCTCCCCTTGCATGGCCAAGTATCTCTTATGCACCTCACCAGATTCTCAGGACCTGGTACAGTGCCTGGCTTATGGGCACTTTCACCTGGGCCGGGgtctagaaggactgatgttctcTGGATACCAGAGCGGTGTGATTAGAGTGCTCTCCCAGCACAGCTGTGCCCGTATTGAGACATACATTCACTTTGGGTCTGTCTTAGCCCTCTCTACATTGCCCGGAGGGCTCTCTGGTAGCCGAGAAAACTCTTTGCTCTGTTCCTATGGAATGGATGACTACATACACCTCTCAGAAGCTGTGCTTGAAGGGGTCAGAGTGAAACTGCGGACCCTTGCCAGCATTCTCTGCAGCTGTCAGCTAACACACTTGATACTCTTGCCCAAGTCAGTGGGTGCTATCACCCAGACTAACTGCCTGCGTCTCTGGAAGTTCCATGACTTTCTGTCTTCTGGCTCACAGGATGGCTCAACGTTCATAGAGACCTTGCCTTTGCACCAATGCACCATCATCTCTTTTGATGTCTGCCTGACCCTGAGTCTTTTTGTCACTGGTGGCAGTGACGGCTCTGTCCGGATCTGGAACTTCCATGGGAGACTCATAGCCATGCTGGACTCATCACTGCATTTTGGCCCACTCTGCTTTGCAAATGACCGGGGTGACCTGCTTGTAACTTTCAACGAGAGTCTTTATCTGGTGTCCTGTTTAAAGCTGCTTCCTGCAACCCTGCTGGTTCACCTCTCCCTTATGGGTCTGACAGATGAAGTGCTCGAAGTCCCTAAGCCTTTCATACCAAGCTTCTTCTTCTCCTTCGAGACCATGTTTGTGCCCAAATATATCTACCCTGGACACGGGCAGCAGCAACTGGTGGGTCTGGAGAGTCTTGTCAATCATCGAGCCATTGCCTTTGATCATAATGTGCCACATGTCATTGAAGAAGATGAGCAAGGGAGCCCTGTGCTACTCTCTTCCTTCAAACATGATTCCAGGTATAAGGAAGTTGATGTGTCGCAGGTGAAAAAACCACCTTATTTCCATTATGTGCTTCCTCCCCAGCTACAGCTGACTACCTGGGATGAACTCAACCCCTATCAGATACTGCGGTGCTACTTTGGTCACGGGCGGGAATGGCTCTTGGCTCCAGATTGCTACATCCCTAACTCGGTGATCCGGGCCCGTCTCTGGCCAGAGGGCAGCCCGATATACCTGCAGTGCAGCCTGCACTCACCCGTGCGGGAGCTGGAATGGGACAAGTCTCAACAATTCTTCTTCTGGCACAGCCGGGCAAGAGCTATAAGCGACGCAGAACAATACAtacaagaaaaggaagatgaagacTTCCTCCTTACAAGAGCGTCCAAGGATATCACTTACACCGTTCTTACAGACTCAGCAAACCGCAGTTGGCTGGGGAAAAAGATGAGTGAAATTGCTATCAATAGCCTGATAGAGACGATTCTCAGTATTCTAATCCATGCTACTCCACTGAAGTACCAGTGCTGTATTGGTGCCCTTGGGCAGATCTTTGCCTCTTACCAGGTGTCTCCTCCCCTGCGCTCTGAAACAGCCCACCGTCTATTGGATGATACAACCAATTCCAACCCACTGATTCGAGAGCTGGCCTGGGAAGGGCTGAAGCGTCTAGGAATGATTACTCATCTCTTTGCCGTGCCTCTGGCCCAAGGACTAATGGACAAAGATGACAGAGTGAGGAATAAGACCCTGAGCCTCATGGCTGACACTGGAGTCCATTCTAAGACTTCACTCTTGAACTTGGTCCAGAGTCGAGATACTTTCCGGGAGATGCA GCAGGAAATGGTTGGGGATGAAACCTTGGACCGTCTGCTGGGACTACGAGCCCCAGATCTCCAAATCCTTCATACTCAAGTGGCACAGCGATTGAATGAAAACCTGACCTTATACCAGGGTGATGAAAAGCCTACTTTTACTTTAGATGTCTCAGAGGCATCTGAACTTACTGCTCTTTCCAAGGAAACTGATACTGTCCCTGAAGAACCTGAAGCTGCCTTCAAGCACAGCAAAGGCCCAAGACGGGGCCGGCCAGTAGTCAGAAAGCACA CCCGAAAATTTTTGCGGAGCCTCAAGAAGCTCAAAGAAACTGTCACAGAGCCAGGTCCCTTAGAGGATGAAGGTGATCAGAGTGAACCTGCACCCACTGAAGTGGAGGAGGTTAAATCTTCAGCCTCCAGTATACTAAAGGTTGCAAAAGATGATGAACAAGAATCTTCAGAGGCAGATGCCTCAAAGGATCATGTGGCCTTGACCATGAAGATGTTGAGGAAGACACGTGACAAAAGAAGCCGGAAATCAGTATCTCAGAAAACCATAAAGAGGCGCAAAAGGAAAGTAACAGACGCTGAAGTTACACATGAGGGATTTCCACATACTGGAAAGACAGACTTAATTATGAAGCCACTGCAAATCACAGGGCGGGGTGCCTCTGGAGCTCCTGGCCTCAGGTCTAGAGATAGCTCAATGTGGCGGGATGACCTGTGTCGTCTTATGACCCTGAGGATATCTGGTTCCCAGACAAAAATGTTAGAAGCTCTCAACAATGAGCTAGTGACCACGGCTCAGGAGATGCTGGCTGATCGACGGCCCAGCTGGGAGCTCTTTCAGGAGATCTGCCCCCTGCTGAAGAAAGACAGTGAGGAACTGCTTGAGGACCTTGACTGGGATGTAGCCTGGCCAGAGGAGAAACCAGTTTTTATTCACGAATCAGCAATTAGAGAGGACATGATGATCAGAGACATGGAAGAGGAGACAAGAGAGACACAAGAGCGAAAGACAGAAAAGGACCTGCAGGAAACCCACGTGAGtccaaaaaaaggcaagaaaaagaaagttctttTTGCAGAACCAGACCTAAGCAAGGGAAAACGAAtatcaaagaaagaagagaagaaatccTCTAAGCCTTCTAAACAGAGGAAAGCAGTCCAGCAGGAGATAAAAGTGGATAAAAAAGAGGGGAAGATAGCCAAAGAAGAGAGGGGCATGGGTCAGGAAGTGGAGGAGGTGGCCAAATTAAAGGAGAAAGTGGTTGAGCAAGAAAGAAGGCCACTTAAAGATGAGATAAAACTGTCTTGGCAGGAGTGGAAGAAGTCCTGGGATCAATGGAAAAATGCTTTCAGTGAGACAAGGATATCGTGGGATGAATGGAAGGAAACATGGGAAAGCCAGAGTCATCAGGAAGAGGAGCAACTACTtgaggaggaagagaagctgCTCCCGGATGCAGAAGAGGGACAAGTCAGAAGGGACAAGACGAAGCGGACATGGAATGAATGGTCACAGATCTGGGAAAAGATGTCAGCCAAGGCCAGGAAGAAGATGTTGGCGACTCAGGAGGAAGTGACTCTGGAGGAAGAACCGCCTCAGGAGCGGGAAGAACCACCTCAGGAGCGGGAAGAAGAAgcagaagcaacagcagcagcagaagaagaagaagaagcaccAATGACAGAAGAGCAGAGGCACATCCACCAAGAATACAAACAGGCCCAGGTTGAGCGAAAACGGGCCCAGGCTGAAAGAAGACGGGCCCAAGAAGAGAGGAAGCTGGCTCAGGAAGAGGAGAAGCTAGCACAGGAAGAGAGGAGACTAgcccaggaagagagaaaaatggcCCAAGTGTATGAGAAACTGGTTGAGAAAGACAGGAAAATGGTCCAGATGGAGAGGAAGCTTATCCAGAATGAGGAAAAACTAGCCCAAACAGAGGAAATGCTGAGCCAGGACGCAGAGAAATTGGCCCAGCAAAGGAAGAGACTAGCCAAGAAATTGGAGAAACTGGCCCGAGAAGAAGAGAACATagcaaagaaaggagggaagcTAGCTGAGGTCAAAAAGATAATGATGCAGAAACTAGATAAACTGGCCCAGAAAGAGCTAGATCTAGCATGGCAAGAAAAGGAACTAGCCCAGGAATTGGAGGATCTGACCTGGGAAGAGGAGGAACTGGCTTTGAAAGAAGAGGaactgaatcaggaagaggaGGAACTGATCAATGAAGGGGGCAGGCTGGATCAGGAAGAGATGACACTGGCATCTCAAGAAGAGAAACTGgatgcagaagagaaagaagtgaTTCAGGAGGAAGAACTGCTGGTCCAGGAGAAGAGGAGACTGGCCCAGGACAAACAAAATCTGTCTGAGGAAAAGGAAGGACTTGATCAGAAAAGGGAGCAACTGATGGAGAATAAGCATAAATGGGCCCAGGAAGAAAAGCTGCTAATCCAAGAAGAGAAAGAACTAGCCCAAGACAAGGTAAAACTTCCTGGAGAAGAGGAAAAACTTACCGAGAAGAGGGAGCAACTgatggagaaaaagcagaaactggCCCAAGAGGAAGAGCTACTGATCCAGGAAGAGAAGAAACTGGCCCAGAACATGGAAACACTGCCAGTGAAGGAGGCAAAACTTgcccagaaaagggagaaattgatCAAGAATAAGCAGAAACTGGCCCAGGAGAAGACTAAGCTTATCCAGAACATGGAAGAACTTCCCAACGCCAAAGAAATACTGGCCTGGAGGCAAAAGAATCTGGCCCAGGAGAAGGAGAAACTGGCTCAGGAGAAGGTGAAATTGGCTCAGAGGAGGGAAACCTTAATCCAGCTCCAAGAAAGCCTCATCCAGAACAGAAAGAAATCAATCCCTGAGAAGGAGAAACATGACATGTATAAGAATAGGCTGGTTCAGATAGAGAAGAAGCTgatggaggaaaaggagaaactcTTCCAGAGGAAGGAGAAACTGGCCACCATAGATGAGAAACTGACCCAATTAGAGGGAAGCCTGGCTAAGAAACAGCACAAAGTAGCACAAGACAAAATGAAATTAGCTGTAGGGAAGAGGGCAGTGTTCCAAGAACTGAACCAGCTCAGAGGTGACTGGTCTATTACCAGGGAAGAaaaggaactggacatggaaatgaaaatactgaCCTGGGAGAAAGAGACACTGGCTGAGCAAAAGGAAATTCTCTTCAAGGAAGAGACTCAAGAAACTTCCAAAGAGAAAAGACTACCTAAGGATGAACTAGAGCTAATCAAGAGGAAATTGTCACTAGAGGAAAAGATATTGCTCTATGAAGAAAGGATCCTGGCCACAGAGCAAACAGACATGGCCAAAGAAAAACTGGAATTTACCAGAGGAGAgagagtatatgcccaggaacAAAGGAAGCTAGCCAGGTTACTAAGGAAATTAGCTAAAGAAAGCGAGGGAATTTCCAAGGAACCATTAAAAGTGAGCAGCAAAGTCTTAAAGATACTTCAAGGCCttattaaagaagaaaggaaactaacccaggaagaaatagagatgACAAAGTTAAAGAGGTTATTTGTCCTTAAGGAAAGGGAATTGAACGAGGTACAGAATGAACTTGATGCCAAGGAATGGGATTTTTCTGAGGAACAACCAGAAATTACCATAGATGAGAAGAAACTGGCTAAGAGGCAGAGAAGACTAGCCAAGGAAATTAGAAGAttgataaagagagagaaaaatgttactgaaCAAGAAAGCATATTGGCCAGGCAACAGAGAGATGTCATACAGgaaacagaggaagaagaaacaacagaggaagaagaggcaaaGTCATTCCTTAAACATaagtcaagaaaaagagaaaagctaaAGACAGCTGATACACAACAGGAAGAGTTACTCAGTCAAGAGGACGAGGTGAAAAGTGTGAAAAGTGAGGAGAGCTCTTCTGAAGAAATGGAACGCCTGTTAGATGAAATAGAGCAAGAGAGTTtgtctgaggaggaggaggaagaagaggaggaggaggaagaggaggaggaagaggaggaaatggaagaggaggaggtgaaggaggaggaaatggtagagGAGGAgttggggaaggaggaagaagaagggaaggagaggaagaagaaaaggaaaaagaaaaaaaagaagaaagtacaggagaaggaagaggggaaagaggaAGTGGTTGAGGAGGAAAGCACAAGTGATGAAGAGATGGAATATTTgagtgagaaagaggaaggagaggacagaAGCTTGTTAGAAGAGGTAGACaagaaaaaagcaatttttaaaagagaaaaaatatacaagttactagaagaagggaaaaagcacttaagaggaagagaagaagtcctttatattgaaaaaagaatCCCTGACATCAAAAGCAGTGCTATAAAACTGGAAAGCCCTCCCAAGCAACTGATCTCAGTCACTCTGGGGAGCAAACAGAAGATATCAGAGCCATTGCTAACTAAACAAACATCCTGGGATGATAAGACCATAGcacttgggaagcctggagtaTTCCCAGGGGCAGGGTTTATAGATAAACTAGAACTGTTGAAGAAATATAAGCCTCTACATGTTTTGGATATAGTTTTGGAGGCCCAGGAGCCTGACTTAGAGACCCCATATTTATCCCACATACTGAGGAAGACCATAGAAGCTCAGAAACTCCAAGGCAAACCGCTAGGGGCCAAGTGGCAGTGGATCCTGCAGCGTCATCCATCTCTGAAGAAACAGAGTGAGGTACAATTACCTTTGTCCAAAATCCTGGCTGAGGAAATCTACCCAGACATCAGTTTCTCAGATGTAGAGTGGATCCACCATGTCCTAGAAAAGATAGAGGCAGGAGAACAGCTTTCCAGGGATAGTTTCCACCGATTGTGCCAGCTTCTCAAAGACCTCACCGCAAAGGAGAACTTAGAGTGGATGCACCTGGCCAAGCTCGAAGCCATCGTGTGCCATCACAAGCAGATCATGGAATCCCGAGGCACATATGTCTCCAAGCCCAGTAAGGAGCCCCTGGGTCCAAAGTACCTGAAAGTGATCCCTCCCAtcaaaggaagggaaaaggagagcTGGCTCAAACATCTGGCTGTCTCCACACCAAAGTCTCTGTTAGCTACCAAAGGGATCCCAGACCCAAAAGCTATCAACTGGCATCTTCTGGGAGAGCCTTACCGGAGTGCGCGGGCAAAGCAGATAGCCACTGCTCTCAGGGGAATGGAGATGCGATACTATGATTCTGCCACAAGAGACATTTTCACAGGTGCCCTGGACCCTGTTGAAAAACAAACCCTGGCGCTGATGTTTCAGAAAGACTTCTGGGCTTTTAAGGATAAGGGCAGGTTTGCCAGATTGCCCAAGTTGGAGAAGAAGGCACGACCCATTTCAAAAGTAAAGGAGGAGGTGCCTCTGTGGGAGACATTTGTGGCACTGTACCATGTTCTGCGGATGTTGCAGGAGCGATACACAAGAGACAGTGCTGCGTGGATGGAACAGTTCAACCGTCTTATGGACCTATACCAGCTCAAGTCTCCTCGAATCCAGAAGCTGATGCAGGACCTGCTACTGAGAGAAGAGCCCCAATTCCAAGAGGTCACTTACAAAGATGCCCTAAGGGCCGTCGAGCTAGCCCCTGGGGAGCGGTTGTTCTACCACCTGCTCTGTGGTGGCTCTCAAGCCCATAAAGAGCCTCTGGCATTCCAGGAGGTGGTTCCCCTCCCCGGGCAGAACAATGTGCGTACCATGCTCCCCATGGGCATTGCCCAGTATGGGATCTTAGAGCTTGCCTGGAAGAGCCTGCCAGAAGCTGATTTACACCTAACCAATGAACTGTCTTATGTGGCTGCTCCTACTCTCTGA